In bacterium, a single window of DNA contains:
- a CDS encoding aspartate carbamoyltransferase catalytic subunit, with product MTWKRKDLIGLEDLSRYEIETILETANSFKEVSSRSIKKVPALRGKTVVNLFFEPSTRTRTSFELAAKRLSADVLSFDVSTSSISKGETIVDTAKNIEAMKIDCFIVRHSVAGASELISRNVRSSVINAGDGCHEHPTQGLLDIFTVKDVFGKIEGIKIAIIGDILHSRVARSNIWGFTKLKSKVIVCGPPPLIPSGIERTGVKVTYNFKEAIENSDIVYLLRLQKERQKENFLPSLKEYSLTYGLNEERIKGINKNIFIMHPGPINRGIEIKSETADRENSLILQQVTNGIAVRMAVLYLTIGSQK from the coding sequence ATGACGTGGAAAAGAAAGGACCTGATAGGACTGGAAGATTTAAGTAGGTATGAAATAGAAACAATTTTAGAAACGGCAAATTCATTTAAAGAAGTCAGTAGTCGTTCTATAAAAAAAGTTCCTGCTTTAAGAGGTAAAACAGTTGTTAATTTATTCTTTGAACCAAGCACGAGAACAAGAACTTCTTTTGAACTTGCAGCAAAACGACTTTCAGCAGATGTTTTAAGTTTTGATGTTTCAACTTCTTCTATATCAAAAGGAGAAACAATTGTTGATACTGCAAAAAATATTGAAGCAATGAAAATTGATTGTTTTATAGTAAGACATTCAGTTGCAGGAGCATCAGAACTTATAAGCAGGAATGTAAGAAGTTCTGTTATAAATGCTGGTGATGGTTGTCATGAACATCCAACACAGGGTCTATTAGACATATTTACTGTAAAAGATGTTTTTGGTAAAATAGAAGGAATTAAAATAGCAATTATTGGAGATATTTTACATAGCAGAGTTGCAAGATCCAATATCTGGGGATTTACAAAACTTAAAAGTAAAGTAATTGTTTGTGGACCTCCACCTTTAATACCATCTGGCATAGAAAGAACAGGAGTAAAAGTAACTTATAATTTTAAAGAAGCAATTGAAAATTCGGATATAGTTTATCTTCTAAGATTACAAAAGGAAAGGCAGAAAGAAAATTTTCTCCCTTCTTTAAAGGAATATAGTTTAACATATGGATTAAATGAAGAAAGAATAAAAGGGATAAACAAAAATATATTTATTATGCATCCAGGACCTATAAATAGAGGAATTGAAATTAAATCTGAAACAGCCGATAGAGAAAATTCTTTAATTTTACAGCAAGTTACAAACGGAATAGCAGTTAGAATGGCTGTCTTATATTTAACAATTGGAAGTCAAAAATGA
- a CDS encoding ATP-dependent helicase, whose translation MKIPTYPAIDYKNSLNERQYEIIKKADGHSIVIAGAGSGKTRVLVYRVCYLLDKGIPPASIMLVTFTNKAANEMIERVKEIVGVYPKGLWAGTFHHIGNILLRIYGKNINIPSNFTIMDEEDSISLIKEIIDKLPNKDDYPYPGKIKNFLSLSVNTGQPIRDIIDTRFIEYSNLIPQIERISKDYTKKKKDFNLLDYDDILLFWYRLMKDEKVGIQISEKFLYIIVDEYHDTNKLQAQILYQVAKVHRNIMVVGDDAQSIYSFRGATVDNILEFPKIYPDTKIFYLDVNYRSTPEILDFANNIISHNKNQFPKNLKSIRKRGVKPLIIKCYDIKEESIFVSRRIFQLLQSGVIPSDIAVLFRSRYQSAELEIELNKLKIPYVIRGGLRFFEQAHIKDIICFYKVLINFKDEISWNRIFFLTEGIGKKGAEELIKVIRESDEIEVLEKKIEDIKINSKGLKNFKNQLGLIKKIKNLKISEGIDLILISFYSEYLKKKYKDDVERKQDIEALKEIADMYSSLTDFLSEATLHEHTKGEIRQKGNYIVLSTIHQAKGLEWKFVFIIGVCDNHFPYISAKNDITALEEERRIFYVGVTRAKEDLYITYYIRDFYRNYYYNKSIFIEEIPPYLYESWDFQ comes from the coding sequence ATGAAAATACCTACTTATCCAGCAATTGATTATAAAAATTCATTAAATGAAAGACAATATGAAATAATTAAAAAAGCAGATGGCCATTCTATTGTAATTGCAGGTGCTGGAAGCGGAAAAACAAGAGTTTTAGTTTATAGGGTATGCTATCTTCTTGATAAAGGAATACCTCCTGCCTCAATAATGCTTGTCACTTTTACAAATAAAGCAGCAAATGAGATGATAGAAAGAGTTAAAGAAATAGTAGGTGTTTATCCAAAAGGGTTATGGGCAGGAACTTTTCATCATATTGGGAATATTCTTTTAAGAATTTATGGGAAAAATATAAATATTCCTTCTAACTTTACAATTATGGATGAAGAAGATTCAATTTCTTTAATAAAAGAAATAATAGATAAATTACCAAATAAAGATGATTATCCATATCCCGGAAAAATAAAGAATTTTTTAAGTTTATCAGTAAATACAGGCCAACCAATAAGAGATATAATAGACACTCGTTTTATTGAATATTCAAACCTTATTCCACAGATTGAAAGAATTTCAAAGGACTATACCAAGAAAAAAAAAGATTTCAACTTACTTGATTATGATGATATTCTTCTTTTCTGGTATAGATTGATGAAAGACGAAAAAGTTGGAATACAAATATCTGAAAAATTTTTATATATAATTGTTGATGAATATCATGACACAAACAAATTACAGGCACAGATACTTTATCAGGTAGCAAAAGTTCATAGGAATATAATGGTAGTTGGAGATGATGCTCAAAGTATATATTCATTTAGAGGGGCAACAGTGGATAATATCCTGGAATTTCCCAAAATTTATCCTGATACCAAAATATTTTATTTAGATGTAAATTATAGAAGTACTCCTGAAATTCTTGATTTTGCAAATAATATTATTTCTCATAATAAAAACCAGTTTCCTAAAAATTTAAAAAGTATAAGAAAAAGGGGTGTTAAACCACTTATTATTAAATGTTATGATATAAAAGAAGAAAGTATATTTGTTTCAAGAAGGATTTTTCAACTTTTACAATCAGGAGTAATTCCATCTGATATTGCAGTTCTTTTCAGATCAAGATATCAATCAGCAGAATTGGAAATTGAACTTAATAAATTAAAAATTCCTTATGTTATAAGAGGCGGTTTAAGATTTTTTGAACAAGCACATATAAAAGATATTATATGTTTTTATAAAGTTCTGATAAATTTTAAAGATGAAATTTCCTGGAATAGAATTTTCTTTCTAACAGAAGGCATTGGGAAAAAAGGAGCAGAAGAATTAATAAAAGTTATAAGAGAAAGTGATGAAATAGAAGTCCTTGAAAAAAAAATTGAAGATATAAAAATAAATTCAAAAGGGCTTAAAAATTTTAAAAATCAATTAGGTCTTATTAAGAAAATAAAAAATTTAAAAATATCAGAAGGTATTGACTTAATTCTTATCTCTTTTTATTCAGAATACTTGAAGAAAAAATACAAAGACGATGTTGAGAGAAAACAGGACATAGAAGCACTAAAAGAAATTGCAGATATGTACTCTTCATTAACTGATTTTCTCTCAGAAGCAACATTACATGAACATACAAAAGGAGAAATAAGGCAGAAAGGAAATTACATAGTACTTTCAACAATCCATCAGGCAAAAGGGCTTGAATGGAAATTTGTATTTATAATAGGTGTTTGTGATAATCATTTCCCATATATTTCCGCTAAAAACGACATTACTGCATTAGAAGAAGAAAGAAGAATTTTTTATGTAGGAGTAACAAGAGCAAAAGAAGACCTTTACATTACTTATTATATAAGAGATTTTTATAGGAATTATTATTACAACAAATCAATTTTTATAGAAGAAATTCCCCCGTATCTTTATGAAAGTTGGGATTTCCAGTAA
- the pyrR gene encoding bifunctional pyr operon transcriptional regulator/uracil phosphoribosyltransferase PyrR produces MERKIMDEKQMREKLIFLSKKIKNDKQLSDFVIIGIKRRGAVLADRIKKLIGKENLDVGYLDISLYRDDLSKIGPNPIISQTDILFSIDDRKVLLVDDVLYTGRTVRAALDAIFDFGRPSLIKLLVFIDRGHKELPICADYVGEEVKTKKSDIVEVKVKEIDGVDEVVIVERK; encoded by the coding sequence ATGGAAAGAAAAATTATGGATGAAAAACAGATGAGAGAAAAACTTATATTTCTTTCTAAAAAAATAAAAAATGATAAGCAACTTTCTGATTTTGTAATTATTGGGATAAAAAGGAGGGGAGCAGTTTTAGCAGATAGAATTAAAAAATTAATAGGAAAAGAAAATCTTGATGTCGGGTATCTTGATATAAGTTTATATAGAGATGATTTAAGCAAAATTGGTCCAAATCCTATTATTTCTCAAACAGATATTTTATTTTCAATAGATGATAGAAAGGTTTTACTTGTTGATGATGTTTTGTATACTGGAAGAACTGTAAGGGCCGCCCTAGATGCAATTTTTGATTTTGGCCGTCCATCACTTATTAAACTTCTTGTTTTTATTGATAGGGGACATAAAGAACTTCCAATTTGTGCTGATTATGTTGGTGAAGAAGTAAAAACAAAAAAAAGTGATATAGTTGAAGTAAAAGTAAAAGAAATAGATGGAGTGGATGAAGTAGTTATTGTGGAGAGAAAATGA